CCTGTTCAATCCATTTTGGTAGTTGCTGACAAAGCCCTTCATCTGTCATCAAACGGAATCGACCGTTGCTTCCGAGAATTTctaaaagcagaagaaaataattgaagacTCGAGAGAAGTTCTGCTAGTGCTGTTCAAAGAATGAAACGAGTGCTGCAGCCTACTTCTTGCTGTGATCTATTGaataagaaatgtgaaaactAATCACTTTATGCTGTAAATGAGGTTACTGCAATCAATGAAATGTCAAAGAAGCTAAGCGCATTCATGTGCAAAAACAGCTATTTCTAAGATAATAGGAACGAAAAACGAATAACacttctagaaaaatatttgttgatAGACAATGGAAAGGTAATCTTGCTGAGAATTTTCCTGTAATATTCCTCAAAGGAGGAATCTATTGCCTTGAGTCCGGGGAATGAAGGGAGAGTTTGAACTTGGATAAGTAACcgcaagcagaaaaaatttgaagacaaTGGGAAATAACGCTTATAACTGTGGGGGCTTGTTTgattaaaagaaataacaacTTGAAAAGTTCATGAGACGTAAAGAAGAAGCGACAGAATGTTTTCGATTAGATCTTGTGCAAAGATGCTAATAGTGTGCTAAGAATCGTATAACTTTTGCGACTGGATGATTATTATCATAGTAATAGCAAACGCCCAGAAGAGTTGAGGAAGCTGGGCAAGCAATCGACCAGTGCGCTGTCCTTCTGCATTACTTGGCTTCGCGTCTTTGCAAGTTAAGAAATTGAAACGGTGcactcaaaacaaaacaacataggcttgaacaaaaaaaaaacctcgaatgCGTGACATATGTCCCATGTCGATCTGCAAAAGACCCTCATCTATCTCACGTATCACTTGGATTACACGGCACCACTGCAAGAATAGAATCTACATTTAATAAAAGCCCTGAAATATCGATTCTATCCCATCTGGTTTCAAATGCGGACCTCATTTTGCTCCAGACGAATCTTTGATGCATCTATTTCGTGACCGCTATGATGCAAACACGCTTCAATTTTCAACTCAGAAATGGTTGGATTCTGTTTCATCTGCAAGTAGCGCATTTGATGCGTTTGCCTGCAAACTAGCTATAAACAAAGAATTCGCTCACCTTCAAGTAGGCCATACAGTTCTTTCCGCATTTTATTGATGGACGTGTTGGACGAcggaattttttgtttggtcTTTCTTTCTGCTCGCCGCTACGCGAGCATGTGAGGTAGTGTACCTACAACTGTAGTTACAAAATACTGCACAAccataaattataataaaagaaCCAATAGGTTAAAATTCTAGATAATAACACCAACCTGAAGCCCTTGACCCCATTTTTTAGAACCAGACGATACGACAAATTCAACGGCATGTGTTTCTCGGAGCTGCTCGAGCCAGTTCTTAAAAAATATAGTGTAGTAAACAGTTCAAATTCCAGTTGTTAACTAATATTTGCATTATCAAACTGACTTGGAGGTTTTCCCTATCAGAAAATGTCTTGTATATCAAAGGAGCAACTATTCCATGAGTCTGAGTCATATGTCGTAATAACAACGGCCGCGAGTAAGCCATCTGACCGCATTCACTACATTTCACCTGAATTATGATTTCAATGAAGAATAATGATTCGccacaaaaatttcattagaaAACGTATGATTgttttaaacgcatcaccaAGAATATAATGACCGTCACCCTCTTCACATGCTAATAAAGACAGAAAAAGATTTCCACATACCCCTTTCGGTTTCGTAGGTCGTCGAACACATTGCTCAGCTAAACCACGACCATTCGACTGATTCGCTGAGTTACGACTGTGAGTAACCATCATGTGCCGCCGCAAAGAGGCATGAGTAGGTCCGTGCCAGAAACACGTCATTTCCGAACAACTTCAACAAAAATGTAATTACCATCATTGACATTACACCagctttcttgtttctttttaacaCTGACAGCACCAATGAAGAACGCTTATTCGATGTCGCTTACGGCGAGTTTTACAACATCATCCTCCAAGAttcttaacaaaatttaaggaGAACAGATTTTCTTAAGATATATCTACAAATATATCACAAAAAGTAGGACTACATAAAACGAACCACTTCACTAGTGGATAAGCACCCAAAAACACCAAAATGTAAAATCgataagcgaaaaaaaaataaaggaagtaATAAATAGTACTAATTCTTCCAAACAGACAGGTTAACTAAACATTTCTCTACAGTTAGCGGTAGGATTTCTACTATTAAGTCCTTCTCAATataatcaccttgatcaccttgactcccgttggtcttcgaaccggtcgagcgggcgccagtaattcttccatttgtcccggtcgcgtgccagagtagcccagtggttcctcctttcgcgtgggacacgaagagcatcgtaattttctttgaaggacttcgtgaagaaatctgaccatcgggtcggcggtcttcctgtattgcgcttaatatcgcggggaatccagtcgctcacggctctggtccaacggttgtcgttaaagcgcatcacgtgtccggcccaccttattttactttccttggcaaacgcggcggcgtctctgatcttcgatcgctgacgtaggagagaacttcgaatcccgtctctcacttgcttgaaacgggatactcctagcatcactctctcaattgcgcgttcaatgacgctcaccgcgttttcttcctgcttgcgaagtgcccaggtttctgaggcataggtcaaagcaggaagtacggtggtgttgaagaggtgagcacggagccgggtgttcttggtcttcttcactacgtcctcgatgctcttgtacgctcccccagccgctcttctcctcctgcccagctcgggggccaggtcgttcatcatgttcaattcccgacccagatagacgtagctggtgcattcggatatgttcgttccgttgagcgtgaatggggcatccgagatccatccgttccgcatgaacatcgtcttttgaagattcagctcaagaccgatgcatccacatgtttcggcgaattcggtcagcattcgttccttcgatgctaggtgttatcagtacgatgtcatcagcaaagcgcaaatggtgtagctgccgaccatcgatcttcactcccatgtcgtcccattccaactttcgcattgcgttctcgagggtggctgtgaatattttgggtgagattgtatcaccctgtcgaaccctcctcttcacgtcaatgatgatattcttgtagaatggcgagattccggtcgtgaagttactgtacaactctcgaagcac
This is a stretch of genomic DNA from Necator americanus strain Aroian chromosome II, whole genome shotgun sequence. It encodes these proteins:
- a CDS encoding hypothetical protein (NECATOR_CHRII.G8157.T1) — protein: MPLCLTFIDLKKAFDSVETEAVVEALDNQGVPTQYIKVLRELYSNFTTGISPFYKNIIIDVKRRVRQGDTISPKIFTATLENAMRKLEWDDMGVKIDASKERMLTEFAETCGCIGLELNLQKTMFMRNGWISDAPFTLNGTNISECTSYVYLGRELNMMNDLAPELGRRRRAAGGAYKSIEDVVKKTKNTRLRAHLFNTTVLPALTYASETWALRKQEENAVSVIERAIERVMLGVSRFKQVRDGIRSSLLRQRSKIRDAAAFAKESKIRWAGHVMRFNDNRWTRAVSDWIPRDIKRNTGRPPTRWSDFFTKSFKENYDALRVPRERRNHWATLARDRDKWKNYWRPLDRFEDQRESSCSEMTCFWHGPTHASLRRHMMVTHSRNSANQSNGRGLAEQCVRRPTKPKGVKCSECGQMAYSRPLLLRHMTQTHGIVAPLIYKTFSDRENLQNWLEQLRETHAVEFVVSSGSKKWGQGLQVHYLTCSRSGEQKERPNKKFRRPTRPSIKCGKNCMAYLKMKQNPTISELKIEACLHHSGHEIDASKIRLEQNEWCRVIQVIREIDEGLLQIDMGHMSRIREILGSNGRFRLMTDEGLCQQLPKWIEQYMAQEELERSTSNVEQDDDEKDDPLVSGYETNLSLFQDDFSSYELECLPYDFMCDLESTNKVAVNG
- a CDS encoding hypothetical protein (NECATOR_CHRII.G8157.T2), with product MMVTHSRNSANQSNGRGLAEQCVRRPTKPKGVKCSECGQMAYSRPLLLRHMTQTHGIVAPLIYKTFSDRENLQNWLEQLRETHAVEFVVSSGSKKWGQGLQVHYLTCSRSGEQKERPNKKFRRPTRPSIKCGKNCMAYLKMKQNPTISELKIEACLHHSGHEIDASKIRLEQNEWCRVIQVIREIDEGLLQIDMGHMSRIREILGSNGRFRLMTDEGLCQQLPKWIEQYMAQEELERSTSNVEQDDDEKDDPLVSGYETNLSLFQDDFSSYELECLPYDFMCDLESTNKVAVNG
- a CDS encoding hypothetical protein (NECATOR_CHRII.G8158.T1), coding for MRNGWISDAPFTLNGTNISECTSYVYLGRELNMMNDLAPELGRRRRAAGGAYKSIEDVVKKTKNTRLRAHLFNTTVLPALTYASETWALRKQEENAVSVIERAIERVMLGVSRFKQVRDGIRSSLLRQRSKIRDAAAFAKESKIRWAGHVMRFNDNRWTRAVSDWIPRDIKRNTGRPPTRWSDFFTKSFKENYDALRVPRERRNHWATLARDRDKWKNYWRPLDRFEDQRESR
- a CDS encoding hypothetical protein (NECATOR_CHRII.G8157.T3); amino-acid sequence: MPLCLTFIDLKKAFDSVETEAVVEALDNQGVPTQYIKVLRELYSNFTTGISPFYKNIIIDVKRRVRQGDTISPKIFTATLENAMRKLEWDDMGVKIDGRQLHHLRFADDIVLITPSIEGTNADRIRRNMWMHRS